Sequence from the Cervus canadensis isolate Bull #8, Minnesota chromosome 3, ASM1932006v1, whole genome shotgun sequence genome:
aactcctgcagctcaattccagaaaaataaatgacccaatcaaaaaatgggccagagaactaaacagacatttctctaaagaagacatacagatggctaacaaacacatgaaaaggtgctcaacatcactcattattagagaaatgcaaatcaaaaccacaatgaggtaccattacacaccagtcaggatggctgctatccaaaagtctacaagcaataaatgctggagagggtgtggagaaaagggaaccctcttacactgttggtcggaatgcaaactagtacagccactatggaaaacagtgtggagattccttaaaaacctggaactagaactgccatatgacccagcaatcccacttctgggcatacacactgaggaaaccacatctgaaagagacacgtgcaccccaatgttcatcgcagcactgtttataatagccaggacatggaagcaacctagatgcccatcagcagatgaatggataaggaagctgtggtacatatacaccatggaatattactcagccatcaaaaagaattcatttgaatcagtctaatgagatggacgaaactggagcccattatacagagtgaagtaagccagaaagataaagaacattacagcatactaacacatatatatggaatttagaaagatggtaatgataaccctatatgcaaaacagaaaaagagacacagaaatacagaacagacttttgaactctgtgggagaaggtgagggtgggatgtttcaaaagaacagcatgtatactatctatggtgaaacagatcaccagcccaggtgggatgcatgagacaagtgctcgggcctggtgcactgggaagacccagaggaatcgggtggagagggaggtgggaggggggatcgggatggggaatacgtgtaaatctatggctgattcatatcaatgtatgacaaaacccactgaaatgttgtgaagtaattagcctccaactaataaaaatattaaaaaaagaaaaaaaaaatgacagaaatttacTCTCTCACAGGTATGGAGGCCAGGCCAGAAGTTCAGAGTAAATGTGCTGGCAGGGCCATTCTCCTCCTGAAGGCTGTTAGGAAGGCTCCTTCCGTGCCTCCTCTAGCTTCTAGTTGCCCCTGGCAGCATTATTCCAACCTCTGTTTCTGTCTTCATATGACTATCTTTCCAATGCATGTGTCTGTGTCCAATCCCCCTCTTGTAATAAGGACCAGTTGTATGTATTACAGCTCATCCCAGTGGCCTTACTTTAACAATAAAATCTACAAAGACCTTATTTGCAAGTAAGATCACATTCATAGTGTTAAGGCTTCAGCATCCTTTTGGGGAACACAGAGGGAAAAGGCttaaaaagtgaaactgaatATAAATGTTAACAGAGTACAAGGAACTGAAACCCTGTTGAGGACACGCTCATGAGTCCATTCTTGTTTTTGGATGTTTCATGTAAATGCAATCATAACTTCATGTGATCTttttcctggcttctttcacttagcataatgctttcaaagCTTATTCACATGGTCACATGTAACTGTactccattcctttttaaaaatatattttaaaaaatatttatttattcactgcatcaggtcttagttgcagcacatgaaatCTTCATTGTGTGCCTGAtctccctagttgtggcatgcagcctcagtagttgtggcacgcaggctctctagttgtggcacatgggctgtgGAGCAGGAGGGCTCAGTAATTATGGAGCCTAGTCTTAGCtgttccatggcatgtgaaatcttagttcgaAAACTAGAGATCgtacctgtgtcccctgctttggatagtggattcttaaccactggaccaccatgaaagTCCCTACcccattccttttaatggctaagtaatactccattatatgtatatatacatcgtgtgtgtgtgtgtgtgtgtgtgtgtgtgtgtatccattcattagttgtccatttgggttgtttccactttattttactattatgaataatgatgcTTTACCCTTCATGTAGAATTTTTGGACTGAACATGTGTTGTCAGTcctcttggatatatacctaggaagTGAAATTACTGCATCATATGGTAATATGTGTTTACCTTTTTGAGGcaatgccaaactgttttctataGCAGTTGTGTCATTTTACATCCTCACCCGCCGTGGACAAGGGTTAAATTTATCCACATGCTCATCAGTAtctgttattttttctctttaaaaaaaatcggaatatgaagtggtatcttgttttgatttgcattttcccaatGACAAATgatgttcattattttttttccatgtgttcattggccatttgtgtatcttattTGAAGAAACTCCTATTCAAATatttcactcatttaaaaattggattatttgtcttcTTGTTGTAGAGTTGTAAGAGttcattatatattctggatattaaatcTTTATCAGGTTGGCAAATATTTTTGCCCATTCtttaggctgtcttttcactttctagaTAGTGTTACTTAatgggaaaatgttttaaatttttactaaatATATCACCTGCTTTTCTTtggtgcttttgatgtcatatattAGAAACTATTGTCTAATCCATGGTCATGAAGATTTgctcttgttttcttctaagatttttatagttttaattcttacatttaggtctttgatccattttgagttaatggtTTTGTATCATGTAGGATAAGCATCCAAATTTACTATTTTGCATGTGAATAGTCAGTGgtcccagcactatttgttgTTTCTATCCATTAATCTATTACAGACATTCTTCATGGCATTCTTTATCCTCTTGTGTATATCCCACATATACAGACAGCTCTCTAGTGTTGAACTAGGCAATTGCCTGCCCTCTGGGATCCCTGGCATGTTCCTCCCCACATGCCCATCAGCTCAACCAGGGTCACTTAGGAACTTCCCAGCCTTCATTCCTTCCAAAAGCAAGAGCAAGAAACAGATGTTTCTCATTATTTGAGTCATAGATTAAAACTATCCATTGTTCACATGGGGCAGTTTAtcattctattttcattcttttttcacatttattttcaccAATCACCATCCCTTTTCTCAGAGGAGTGATAATGGCAGGATAGTTCTCTGTTTACTCTAAGAGTGTATCAAAAagtgaacaagaaaaaaagcaagatccCCTATCAGGACCTCTGCTGAGATCTGCACACAACTCCTTAAACGAAAATGATCTTTCCAGGTGAGGAAATTTCAAGCCTCAGCATTTGGCATTGGTGTTCCTGTTAGTGTTTGCCATGGCATTCTCGCAGGGTTTGTGGGCCTCACATATGTACTCAGTTGTTGcagatcatttttcctttttacacgTCTCTTTAGtgatctcagggcttccctggtggttcagctggtaaagaatctgcctgtaatgtgggagacctgggtttgatccctggttgggaggatgccctggagaagagaaaggctacccactgcagtattgtggcctggagaattgtatggactgtatagaccatggggtcgcaaagaattggatacaactgagcgactttcacttagtGATCTCAGGTCATCAGTAGCCTGAGAATCTCTGGCTGGGTAGGCAATAGGCAGAGGATACTGTAGGGGGAGACCTGGAAATGCATAGCTGTATTAGAGATGTACTTCTGTTGGTGTGTGAAGACGGTGGTGTTGGGGACAAAGCAAATGTGAATAAAGAGATAGGGAGGCACACCTAGAACTGATGATACAGGCTAACCTGGCTCACCTGCACCAGACAGCTGATTTTCCCAGGTATGCATGGGACAGGGGTGACTCTCTACCCCACGATCATATCACCAGTTCTCAGCCCACAAAGACCTATTTGCCTTTTGAGATTCACATAAAAGAAAATCTCCAGTCCACTTAAATCTTTAAATTTATCCCTGAATTGAAAAGTCATACCCTTGCTTACCCTGTGAGTGTGTCAGCCAGTGAGAAAACTCCTCCTTGGGAAGAGACTTTCTGAAGAACCTCCATGGGCCCTAGGGAACCAAGTCTCCAGTGACAGTCTCTTTGGACATGCAGAAACATCTGCATTCAAGCTGCTGGGGGGCAACAATCCCCTGCCGGTACAGAGGGCCAGGTCTGCACTAATGTCTTCTGGCCTTGCCATCACACACCTGAGTGAGTGTGTGGGTGCATGGTTGTTTGCCTGTGGGGTCAGGAATGAGACTGCAGCATCTTTGTCCAACGCGTATATAAAATGGATGAAGAAACATCTGCAGATACTGATTTCTTTGAACACAATGTGACTGTCCAGtacatttatttcttccattcagttcaattcaaacAAATGAATATGTACTCAGACTCTGCCCTGGGGTGGTTCTGCCCTTGGTTCACCGGGAGTCCAGGGGATGAGAGGGCAAATGGTCCTCATCTGCTTTCAGGAGTAAAAACAGTTCAGTGACAGGAGGGAGTCAAAGGCAGTCTGAGGTCAGGTGGAAAACACCTAAAATTAACAGTGACTGTTAGGTTCTGCAGAGTGGGGAGTTCAGGGACCACCAGGTAACACAGGAAGTTTCAGGTGGGAGATTTGCCTGGGACGACTCTGAGGTTGGTAGATTAGGCAAGGTgagggagaaaagaagggaatGTGGGCCCTGAAGCAGCAGCGCACCTCAGATGAACGTAATTATCACTGCAAGGGACAAAGTGTTATTTACCATGTGTCAGGACAGACCTCACGAAAGGAATTGGTAGCTACCTGCAGAGCAGGTACAGCAGGAACAGGGCGCCCAGCAGGAGCGCCTGAGCCACAGCCCGGCCAGAGGCCACGGCAGCGCGGGCGGCCGGACGCTCCGTCACACCGTCACCGTCTCGGGCCGGCGCCTGCAGAGCAGGTACAGCAGGAACAGGGCGCCCAGCAGGGCGGCCAGGCCCAGCTTACACCGGGTCCCCGGCGCCGCCTTGGGCCACCGACACAGCCCGGCCAGAGGCCAGCGCCCCGGCCACGTCGGCGCGCGGGCGGCCAGTCGCTCCGCCACCCTGCGCAGCCTCTCCTTGGGGCTCAGCCCGCCCAGGGTCTGCACCAGGCGGTACACGTCGTTGGTGTAGGGGGCGCCGCCATGGTCCCGCACCAGCTCCTCCACCAGCCCCATCAGCTCCCCGACCTGCGCCTCGCGCTCCCCTTCGGCCGCTCGGTTGTCGAAGGCGCAGCAGCGGCCCCCGCACTCGGCCACCAGCTCCTGGAGGGCGTGGTTGTCGGTGTCGCGCACGTACTGCTGCAGCGAGCCCCGCGCCAGGTCCTCCCTGCGGGTGAAGACCACGACGGCGCGCGCCGCGATGCCCGCCCCGAAGAGCGCCTTCACCCCGCGCCAGGCCCGCAGGTCCTGGGCGGTGAAGCGGCCGAGCTGGGTCACCAGGAGCACGGCGTGGGGCCCCGGGGCCGACAGCAGGTAGCAGCGGGCTCTCTCCTGGAAGCCCGGGTCTGCCTGGGCGACCTCGGGGCTGAAGAGGTCGGGGGTGTCGAGGATTTCCACGTCCCACGAGGCCCAGCGGCAGCTCCCCGTGGCGCAGGCCCGGGTCACCGCCGTGGCCGCGAGCCTGGAGAGGAAGTGCTTCCGCTGGAGGATGCTGTTGCCCGTGGCGCTCTTCCCGGTCCCCGACCTCCCAACCAGGAGGAGGCGCAGCCTGCGCTCCTGCGGGGCGGACCTGAACTCCTGGAAACCTGTGGGCACTGGTGGTCTGTAAGCTTCGGAACCTGAGAGCGACATGTCCCGGTCCCCGGGTCTCCTGGACGCCTTGCGAGCGAAGGAGAACAGAGCGCTTCCACGGTTGTGTTTGGGACCAAACCTTTActggtttcccttgtagctcagctggtgaagaatctgcctgcagtgtgggagacctgggttggatccctgggttggaaagaccccctggagaagtgaaaggttacccactccagtattctggcccggagaattccatggactgaattgTCTATGGGATCGTgcagtctgacatgactgggtgactttcactgtAACTTTACTGAGCGGCCTGGTGTGAGATGTGGACACTCCAAGGGGGTCCCTACCCGTCTATTTCTTCCGTCTTTAGTGTCACACGTGCACCTGTAGGTGCTCCAGCTGCTGCTGACCATTTCTCTAGAGGATGCGCCTTTGTAATACAGACCATTACTTCCTCTGATATGATCTGTCATCCAGGCTGTGCAGAGCTGGTCCTTCTTTTCCCTGATGCCCTCCCACTGGAGAAAGGGGTGGGGCAGTGAGTCCAGCACAGAGGGCTATCTGGAGTCCCCTAGCCGGGGATTGAATTGTAGACCTGTCCTCTACCAGCCTTGTAACCCTGGGAGCTGCTTAATCTAAGTGTTAAACCTCTTCTACACAAACGGAATCAATGCTATAGCGCTGTCCTCATAGAGCGTCAGAAAATAAGATGAGATcaactctcttccttcccttcctgcctccctcctcctctcttgtCCCTTAAACCTGCTGCCTAATAAGACACTTGTGTCGCCCTCCATCCTTGTTCCCTAACACCTTCTACCTGGTGAACCATGTTCCCTCTAATAGAGGGAACCATGTTCCCTCTAAAGAACTTGATATCTCACAGCAGGGTGGGGGTAAAGATCTAGGTGAAGTGCCAGCCCCAGGGCTCTTGCTGCTTCACCCCAGCATCAAGTCACCTCTCGGCTTCTCTTGTCCAGTCTTGAATTAGCCCATCCCCCTACCATCCAGGGTTCACACCTGGAGGCAAATACACATTGTGAGACGTGTTCTTACCATAGGCGTTTCCTTCATCTCTTGCCACCTTCCGTCCTCCCATGATTACCTGAAAGAGTCCCAGACAcaatttgttcattcactcatttatcaaATAGGTGTAA
This genomic interval carries:
- the LOC122438862 gene encoding GTPase IMAP family member 1-like isoform X9, producing MSLSGSEAYRPPVPTGFQEFRSAPQERRLRLLLVGRSGTGKSATGNSILQRKHFLSRLAATAVTRACATGSCRWASWDVEILDTPDLFSPEVAQADPGFQERARCYLLSAPGPHAVLLVTQLGRFTAQDLRAWRGVKALFGAGIAARAVVVFTRREDLARGSLQQYVRDTDNHALQELVAECGGRCCAFDNRAAEGEREAQVGELMGLVEELVRDHGGAPYTNDVYRLVQTLGGLSPKERLRRVAERLAARAPTWPGRWPLAGLCRWPKAAPGTRCKLGLAALLGALFLLYLLCRRRPETVTV
- the LOC122438862 gene encoding GTPase IMAP family member 1-like isoform X10, producing the protein MGGRKVARDEGNAYGFQEFRSAPQERRLRLLLVGRSGTGKSATGNSILQRKHFLSRLAATAVTRACATGSCRWASWDVEILDTPDLFSPEVAQADPGFQERARCYLLSAPGPHAVLLVTQLGRFTAQDLRAWRGVKALFGAGIAARAVVVFTRREDLARGSLQQYVRDTDNHALQELVAECGGRCCAFDNRAAEGEREAQVGELMGLVEELVRDHGGAPYTNDVYRLVQTLGGLSPKERLRRVAERLAARAPTWPGRWPLAGLCRWPKAAPGTRCKLGLAALLGALFLLYLLCRRRPETVTV
- the LOC122438862 gene encoding GTPase IMAP family member 1-like isoform X8; translation: MKETPMASRRPGDRDMSLSGSEAYRPPVPTGFQEFRSAPQERRLRLLLVGRSGTGKSATGNSILQRKHFLSRLAATAVTRACATGSCRWASWDVEILDTPDLFSPEVAQADPGFQERARCYLLSAPGPHAVLLVTQLGRFTAQDLRAWRGVKALFGAGIAARAVVVFTRREDLARGSLQQYVRDTDNHALQELVAECGGRCCAFDNRAAEGEREAQVGELMGLVEELVRDHGGAPYTNDVYRLVQTLGGLSPKERLRRVAERLAARAPTWPGRWPLAGLCRWPKAAPGTRCKLGLAALLGALFLLYLLCRRRPETVTV
- the LOC122438862 gene encoding collagen alpha-1(I) chain-like isoform X5, with the protein product MKETPMADSSPAELQGKPVKVWSQTQPWKRSVLLRSQGVQETRGPGHVALRFRSLQTTSAHRFPGVQVRPAGAQAAPPPGWEVGDREERHGQQHPPAEALPLQARGHGGDPGLRHGELPLGLVGRGNPRHPRPLQPRGRPGRPGLPGESPLLPAVGPGAPRRAPGDPARPLHRPGPAGLARGEGALRGGHRGARRRGLHPQGGPGAGLAAAVRARHRQPRPPGAGGRVRGPLLRLRQPSGRRGARGAGRGADGAGGGAGAGPWRRPLHQRRVPPGADPGRAEPQGEAAQGGGATGRPRADVAGALASGRAVSVAQGGAGDPV
- the LOC122438862 gene encoding collagen alpha-1(I) chain-like isoform X4, coding for MGGRKVARDEGNAYGGLSNPGIQPRSPTLQADSSPAELQGKPVKVWSQTQPWKRSVLLRSQGVQETRGPGHVALRFRSLQTTSAHRFPGVQVRPAGAQAAPPPGWEVGDREERHGQQHPPAEALPLQARGHGGDPGLRHGELPLGLVGRGNPRHPRPLQPRGRPGRPGLPGESPLLPAVGPGAPRRAPGDPARPLHRPGPAGLARGEGALRGGHRGARRRGLHPQGGPGAGLAAAVRARHRQPRPPGAGGRVRGPLLRLRQPSGRRGARGAGRGADGAGGGAGAGPWRRPLHQRRVPPGADPGRAEPQGEAAQGGGATGRPRADVAGALASGRAVSVAQGGAGDPV